DNA sequence from the Shewanella piezotolerans WP3 genome:
CCTTCACTCTCTTCAGTGGTATCTTCTTCGTCCTCTTCGGACTCACCTTTACTGTAAAAGCGTGCAGCTATTAGACCGCCTTCAAATAACACCAGCATCGGAATTGCGAGCATTGTTTGTGAAATAATATCTGGCGGAGTCAATAACATGCCGACAATAAATGCGCCTACCACAATATAAGGGCGTTTCTTTTTCAGCTCTTCAGGTGTAGTCACACCAGCCCAGCATAAAAGCACTACGGCAACAGGTATTTCAAAGGCCAAACCAAATGCGAAAAACAGTTTTAAAATGAAACTTAAATAACTGCTGATGTCGGTCGCAACTTCGACGCCATCTGGCGCTACGCTAGTAAAGAAGCCAAACACCACTGGAAATACAACATAATAGGCAAATGCGATACCGAGGTAAAATAGCAAGGTACTGCTTGCGAGTAGTGGTACTACTAATCGCTTTTCATGCTTGTAGAGCCCTGGCGCAACAAATGACCATATCTGAAACAGTACATAGGGAATGGCAATAAAAAATGCCAACACTAAGGTTAGTTTAAATGGTGCAAAAAAGGGTGCGGCAACATCCGTTGCAATCATACTGCTCGATTCGGGCAGAGCTTGCATGAGTGGAATGGCCATATAATGGTATATATCATTGGCCCAGTAGACCAAGCAGATAAACACCAAGAGAACACTACCAATTGCTCGAAGTAGCTTATTACGCAGTTCAAGCAAGTGGCTTATTAACGGTTGTTGTTGTGACATGGACTACCCGTTAGGTTTGTCTGACTTAGCGTTCTCTGTCGAAGTTGTCTCGGTAGTTGCGGTCTCTTTGGCGGGTGTTTCTTTTGCCGAAGGAGCATCTTCTACTTGATAAGGACGATTAACAGATTCCGCTGCTTGTTTAAGTTG
Encoded proteins:
- the tatC gene encoding twin-arginine translocase subunit TatC, with product MSQQQPLISHLLELRNKLLRAIGSVLLVFICLVYWANDIYHYMAIPLMQALPESSSMIATDVAAPFFAPFKLTLVLAFFIAIPYVLFQIWSFVAPGLYKHEKRLVVPLLASSTLLFYLGIAFAYYVVFPVVFGFFTSVAPDGVEVATDISSYLSFILKLFFAFGLAFEIPVAVVLLCWAGVTTPEELKKKRPYIVVGAFIVGMLLTPPDIISQTMLAIPMLVLFEGGLIAARFYSKGESEEDEEDTTEESEGSK